The following proteins come from a genomic window of Chloroflexia bacterium SDU3-3:
- a CDS encoding pyridoxamine 5'-phosphate oxidase, which yields MAKMTPEAREAFLAAVHVGVLSIAEPDRGPLTVPIWYAYEPGGDLWVWTEATSRKAALLRQAGRASFCVQQETPPYKYVSIEGPVVAIDPATTDEIRHLVTRYLGAEATDGYLAALTGGGARDVDCVVRIRPERWLTFDEGAE from the coding sequence ATGGCGAAAATGACACCCGAGGCGCGCGAGGCCTTTCTTGCAGCCGTCCATGTGGGCGTGCTGAGTATTGCCGAGCCTGACCGTGGCCCGCTGACCGTCCCCATCTGGTACGCCTATGAGCCGGGCGGCGATCTGTGGGTGTGGACTGAAGCTACATCGCGCAAGGCCGCGCTGCTGCGCCAGGCGGGCCGGGCCAGCTTCTGTGTTCAGCAGGAGACCCCGCCGTACAAGTATGTGTCGATCGAAGGCCCTGTTGTGGCGATCGACCCGGCGACGACCGACGAGATCCGGCATCTGGTCACCCGCTACCTTGGCGCGGAAGCAACCGACGGCTATCTGGCTGCGCTTACGGGCGGCGGCGCGCGTGATGTCGACTGTGTGGTGCGCATCCGCCCGGAGCGCTGGCTGACCTTCGATGAGGGGGCCGAGTAG